The genomic DNA AGCTGTTCCAAGGAAGAACTGCAGGAACGGCTGCTGGCAGCGGAAGAGGCCGCTACAGCGAAGGAGAGAACCTGGAGGGAGCTGCAGGAGCGCAGGGGACGGCTCCTGCAGGAGCAGGAAGCGTTAGAGCGGAGAGGCAGGCAGGAGGAGGTCAGCCAGAAGCTTGCGGATCAGCAAGCGGCACTTCGCGATGCGCTGGATCAGTATGCGGTGAGGGCTGTATGCCAGGAGCTGATTTCCAGGGCCCGGCGCGTATATGAAGAAGAGCGTCAGCCTGAGGTGCTGCGGCTGGCTTCGGCTTACTTGCGGAAGATGACGAACGGGCGGTATGAGCGAATTGTTCTCAAGATGGGTAGTCAGGAGCTGCAGGCGGAGCATCGCGATCATGGAGCGATTGGCAGCGCAGCGCTAAGCCGGGGGACGGCGGAGCAGCTGTATTTGTCCATGCGCCTGGCGCTTGCCGAAGCGGTCTCCCATCAGCGCAGCATTCCGATTCTGCTGGATGATCTTTTCGTTAATTTCGATGCGGAGCGCCTGCAAGGAGCCATTGTGGTACTTAAGGAGATTGCTTCCAAACGCCAGATGATTATGATGACCTGCCACGCTCACGTCGTTCAAGGCATTCAGGCGCAAATCCCGGAAGCGCAAATCGTGAATTTGGGTTAATTCGGCTTTCGTTTGTAGACGGCAAGCGCGTAGATCCAGAGCAGGGAGAAGAAGCCGAAGGCCGGGTAAAGAACCGATACAAGCGAGCTGAATCCGAATTGGCTCGTTACATAGCAAATCATAAGCACGGCGATGAAAATGAGGTAGGGGCGAACTTGAAAATGCTGCCTGAGCTGAAGGGTTACGCCGTACACGTCGGCCACGAAGGTGCTGAATATTTCCATGAAAATCAACAGGATATAGATGAGCTGGACGGCGCTGCCCAATTGCGCGGCAATGCTGCCCATCGGGACCTCGTACTGGTTGATTCCCGGCATGTGGGCCGATAACGCAAAATGGGCCGCCATCAGCATGAAGCCGATACCCACGCCGCCTAGGATTCCGCCCCATATAATCGTGCGGCGGTCCGAGGTGTGTCCTCCGATAGGAACGAGCACGGCTTGAGCCATAGAGAGGTTGAAGGCGGTATATAACAAGGGAGAGGCCCAGGCCATGAACCAGCCTTTATCGGTAGTCAGGGTGACGAAGCGCATGGCGGTTGGCGAGCTTGCCGTCGAGGCGATAATGGCCATGGAGAGGATCAGCATCATGGGTACGACGATCGTGTTGAGCTGCATGACGCCTTCGATCCCTTTTCTGAGCAGGATAAAGGTTCCAATCAGGGTAAACCAGAGGCCGATTTGGTAGTTCAGTCCAAGGTACTCCACGAACACGGATCCCGCTCCGGCCAGCATAACGCTGTTGACACCGATCAGAACGATCATGGTAAAAAAACTAAGCCACCGGCCGAAGCCGTCCCCGAACAGGTGGCGGTTTAAATCTTCATAGGAAGCGGCTTTGATGGATTGGGCCAGCAGCATCATTTTTGCGCCTAGCCATATGAATAATGATGTCGCCAGCAGGATCGTCAGCACTCCCCATTTGCCATATTGGGTGAAGAACTGCAATATTTCACGGCCGGTGGCGAAACCGGCGCCCACGACGGTACCGACATAAGTGAAGGCGATTTTAAGTGCATTCAAGGCATTTTTCATAGTTTTCCCCCTGGGTGATGTGCTATATATAGTACAAGGTATGTTGCAGGGGAATGGGACATGACTATTCTTGTCCGGCGGCTCCAGCAAATCCGTGCTTGAAGCGAAGAATTGAATGTGTTAATTTGTTACAAACAAGATGACCCGGGAGGAAATAGTATGGAGAAACTAAAACAACGGATTGCCGAGGAAGGCGTTATTGTCTCGGAGCAGGTACTTAAGCTGGACGCTCTGCTCAATCACCAGGTCGATCCCGAGCTGACGATGGAAATGGGCAAGGAATTCGCCAGACGTTTCAAGGAGGATAACGTCACCCGCGTAGTCACGGTGGAATCCTCCGGGATCGCCGTGGCATTCGCTACCGCCTATGAGCTTGGGGTTCCTCTGGTGTTCGCGCGTCGGAAGAAGACGCTGCTCGCCGAGAACAATATGCTCTGTGAACGGGTTCCTTCGTTTACGAAAGGAATTGTGACGGACATTCTGATCTCGCGTGATTTCATTTCGGAAAATGATCGAATTCTGTTCATTGATGACATCATTGCAAACGGCGATGCCGCACGGGGGCTGATCAAAATTGTACAGCGGGCCGGCGCCGAGCTGGTTGGGGCGGGGATCGTTGTCGAGAAGACGTTCCAGGCCGGCGGCAAAGCGATTCGCGAGCAGGGTATCCGGCTGGAATCGCTCGTGCAAATCGGCTCGCTTGCGGGCGGAAAAATCACTTTTGCCGAATAAAAATTGTACCAATTTTGCAACACTCCTTTGCAGGTCTTCTTTTTTTCGATATAATGGGAGCACTAGGGAGAGGAGGCAAAAACGATGGGGGATCAAAATCAATCTGTTGTAGACGCGAATTTCTTTATTTCCAAATTGTCTGATGCCAAGGTTATTTTTGAACGTGCCCTGGATTGCAAACATACGGAATTTGACGACCTTTATCCCTATATGCTTGAGCATCCCCAGTTCTTCTGGTACAAACGCTATGTAGCCTGGTCCCAGCTTCTGACGATCGCGGGTCTGTGCAAGGAGCTGTCCATACCTTGGAAGGATCAGTTCAGCCCGCAGCAGGTGGCTTATCTGGAGCAGCGGGTAATGTCGGCGAAGGTACTTGATTTCTGGTTTGAGAAGAACGACAGCCGGGAGCATGCGCAGCGTTAAATCAGGGATAATTTGCTGGTTTTGTTCGTAGCTTGGTCATAAGGTGAACGATATAATGAGACTCCGCCATGCGGCGGGGTCTTTTTCTGCGCTGTAAGAGATGTACGATCTTGCTGTGCGGGCAGAAATCTGTATTTAGACCGTGACTTCTTATAGGACTTGTAAGGTTGTGGTAAGATTAAGAAGAAGGAGGTGATTGTCCCGTGATTTCGGATGAACAATTGGATGCTTACCGATTATCCGGCGAGAAAGTGCGAGTGGTGCGGGATGCCATTCCGGAGAATGACATTCGGGGCATCGTCGTGGCTTGGGACGATACGCATGTGCTGATTCGCAGGCCAAACCGCAATGTCGTCAAGCTGGATCGGAGCTATATCATTCAACCTTCCCGCGAACCGCGAATTTCCCCGGAGGGATAGCATATTTTTGGCTGGACGGGACAACGTAGTAAATGGAAACTTCACTTTACTAAGGAAAGGATGTCCGTCCATGTCGCTGGTGAGCGATAAAATAAGCGCATATAAGCAGGAAATCCACCATTACGGCGAAACGATGCCCGGAGTGACGGAGGCATACCACGCTTTTACGGGCGAGTGCTTCGGGGATGGTGCGCTCGATGCCAAGACGAAGCAATTGATCGCCGTGGGCATTGCATTGTCTATGAATCAAGAAGTCTGCACGTTCTATCATGTTAACGAGGCCCGGGCCAAGGGAGCGTCCGACGAGGAAATTTTGGAGACCGTCGCCGTCGCCTCGGCTGCGCTTGCGGGTAACGCCCTGTCACAGGGTGTTACCCGTGTCCAGCAGGCTTTGGCGGCAGAATCGGCGCTGCAATAGTGTTGATGCTAGCGTGTGTAGCGCGTATTGCAATTCAATCAGCTGTCCTTGAGGCTTTGCAGGCCCCGAGGACAGCTTTTTTTGCAGGGCAAGGCTTAGTGGAGGTCAACCTGGATCAAGAGGCGATGTCCCTATTCCCGGCCCTCTGCCAATATGCCGGGGATAAGATGTGCTTGGCCTGGTATAGCACGATTGCTCCGATAACGATCGTGATGATAAAGCAGCCGCAGGCTAGCGAAGGAAGCCAGGACCATTCCTAAATCGATTTCCCGAGCGCAGTCTGCCAACCGATACATATAACCCCTAGAAAGTATAGGATACCGGAAAGGTGAATGACCTTTCGTCGTATTGCTATAGTAATCGTGGAATGTTCAGTTAACCAAGCGATAAGCGGAAGTACCTGAAGGCCATGGAAGCCGAGACCGTGCAGCCAAATGAGATTTCCCTCAAGGCCCGTAAACCGGCTTTGATTCAAGGAAATCCAGATGCCCGCTGCAAAAGAAAGCATCGTGGCCAGCAGCGCGTAACGGATCGCCAGCACGATTTCTGGACGGGTTTGCGAGGCTTTTGGGCGAAAGAAGGGGATGGAGAAGAAGATATATACGATCACCAGCAGGAGGGCAACCAGACCGAAGCCAATACCAACGAAATGATCAAAGAAGGAGCCATCCTCAACAAAACGCGGGTTGACGCCGCGAAAATTTTGGATGGTCTCTGCTCCATAGGAATAAAGCGATAGGATAACGAAGGCCCAGCGGAAGAACGCTCGTTTTTTGGGGCTCATTCCGGAAAGAGGGCTAATCGCCGCGGTAGAAATGAGAAAAATACCTAACGCGGCATCAAAGGAAATGGCTCTGGACACATCACCGTCCGGTGATGTTGCGCCTCCATACAGCAACACCCAAATACCGCAAGCTGCTGCCAGCACAAAGCCCAGTAGACCGATGCAGACAAGCACCCGCTCTCCTTCGAGCAATTTTACGGTAGTGCTTTTGCTTACGCCAGTAAATTGTTGATTCATCATTCAACCTCCAGACCATAGTTATTCCCACTGTATAGGAAGACAAGATCAGACTGCATCGGTCTGAGGTATTATTTGCCAGCTGGTCCGGGGGATGAGGGGCAAGCTGTTAGCAGCCTGGAGATTGCGGCAGATCTGAATGTTGCAACCTGGTCAAAAAAATAAAAAAAGGTTGTTGACTCTCTTAGCCCAGCATGATATTATATATCTTGTCGCTGCGGAAAACACTCTGCAAGACAAGACAACATGCGGTCGTGGCGGAATTGGCAGACGCGCACGGTTCAGGTCCGTGTGGGCTTACCCCCGTGGAGGTTCGAGTCCTCTCGACCGCATCAGGTTATACAGGAAGGTTTCTGATTTGCTTATCTCAGCAGATTGGGAACCTTTTTTTGTTATCCGAGACAGCACTATCTTTGTACCGACTGCGGAAAGTCTTTTGCCATATGACAAATATGCCCTTTTCAGGTTGCTAGGAATTATTAAACACAGGATAAGAGGTGTTTCTTTCTGAGGTATATAGAATTTGGAATAGGCAACAAGTGGCTCATTAGGACCGAAACAGAATTAAATGACGGCACGGAATTTGAGGTAAGAGGAATAGTCCGTCCTATCCAATTTCAATCCGCATACATACGAATTTGGATAAGAAAAACCGTACTGATTATTGATTTGAAACAAGGTTTGAAAGTGACAAAAAAGAACCGAAACGAATTTAAAATCATCTTTGGTATAGTAAGCCTATAAGTATGCTTAAAAACATTGATATTGCGAAAACAGCCTTAATAAAAACCCCTCTCGTAAATATACATTTAAGTGAGGGGTTTGAAGTCCATTTAGACTTTAGCTGCCCATACTTCTATTTCTATTTTAATAACATACAGCTCAGAATTTCTTGGGATTTTGGTAATATGAGTGTAGTTGCCTACTGGGCTATACATACCTTCAGGATTTTTTCTAGTAATTTTGGAATTCTCCATTAAAAAAGCACCTCCGTAAAAATAAGGATGCTTCTGCCGTTTTATTCATTCATTTTATGACACACTTCACCCGCGAGAATGGATTCTAGAAAAAACAGTAGTAGAGTATCCATAACCAGAAGATATAAAAGTTCAAAAATATTAAAAATTAATATAAAGGAACTGAAATTTGGTGTCAATTTCAGTCATTCCCAGATTATTTTGAGGTACGATGCACTGCATCTAAGGTTTTTTAAGAACGTTTCTTGTTGATATAATACTTGCTAGAAAAGCATGCGAGGAGAAGTTCATGATCAAAATACTTGTGGTGGATGACGAGAGCAGCATCCGAGCGGCTGTTGCTTATGCGCTGCGCAGGGAAGGGTATGAGGTGGAGATGGCTGCGGACGGCCAGGAGGCCCTGGACAAGGTCGATACGTTCCGGCCTACGGTTATGGTGCTCGATGTCATGATGCCTCGTGTAAGCGGTTATGATGTATGCCGCAGGCTAGATGGCCAGCCGCGGCCGGCGATTCTGTTGCTCACTGTCAAAGATGATATTGTTGATAAAGTGCTGGGACTGGAGCTGGGCGCTGACGATTACATGACTAAACCTTTTGATATGCGAGAGCTGCTGGCCAGAGTTAAGGCTCTATTACGCCGGGGAGGGTATGTACAGCAAATGCAGCAGGAGCAGGAGGATGTACTGAGACTAGGGGATTTGACCGCAGAGATATTCAGCCGCACGGTGTCGATTCGAGGTGAGCTGCTCGAGTTAACACCTAAGGAATTTGATCTGCTAGTCTTGCTAATGCGCAATCCAGGTCGGGTCTATTCACGGGAAGTGCTGCTGGAGAAGGTATGGGCTATGGATTTTGCGGGTGGCACCCGCACGGTGGACATCCATGTACAGCGTTTGCGTAAAAAGCTGGGCAGTCACTACGGCATCATTCAGACCGTTCACGGGATCGGCTATAAAAGTACGGAGTTACCGAGATGATCGGCGAATTTCGGCTAGGCCTGAAGGGGAAAATATCTTTGCTGCTCGCCCTATTGCTCGTTTTTGTCGTGACCTGCCTGAGTGTGCTGGTGCTGAGCGGCATCCGGGAGAACCAGCGAACCTTGCTGGAGCAGTCTTTTACCCGGCAAGCAGAAGCCACCAATCTGCACGTGCGTGAGGAATATCTGACCGGAGACAGGATGCAGCCGGATCAGTTTATGAAGCAGTGGGGTCAACGGCTGGCTGTGGATTTGGGCGCACAAAGCGGTATGGCAGTGACGCTGTATACGGTGGACGGCACCTTTGCCGCTACCTCGCTGCCGTTTCAGTCCCAGGCTGATGTGCAGGATGCTCTGCATTTTACAGCCCAAGGGCAGTCAGCGTACATCACCGAAGGGGATCAGTTGTTGTTTCTCGCTCCTCTCTACAATGCCGAGCAGCGTTTGGGCACGGTGCAGTTTCATGCTTCACTTGCTGGGCAAAATGCTTTTTACGCCCGAATCCGCGGGTTGTTTCTTCTTGCTGGAGCCACCGTGCTTGGTGCCGGCTTCCTCATCGGTTACGTCTATGTCCGGCGCCAGGTTAATGTCATTGACCGATTGAACAGGGCGGCATCACAAATTGGGCAAGGCGATTATCTGTCCGCCCCTTCGGTCATCAGAAAGGATGAGCTGGGTGAGCTCGCCCAAGGAATCTATGAAATGAGCCGCAGTATCTCCACGTCAGTCAGTGCTTTGCATGAAGAAAAGCAGAAGCTGATTGATACGGTGGCGCGACTGCGAGAACTGGAGCAGCAGCAGAAACAGTTCATCAGCAATATCAGCCATGAGCTGAAGACGCCGTTAACCTCGATCCTCGCGTACGCCGACCTCTTGAATATGTACAGCGATGATCCTGCTCTGCTGGACGATGCCGGAAGGCGTATCCATGTGGAGGCGCAGCGGCTGTATGGTCTTGTAGAGAAGGCGCTGCAGTTGTCGGCGATGGATGTTTACGAGTTTGAGACACGAGCGGAGGCGGTTCCACTGCGAACTTTGCTGGAGGAAGCTGTGGCCCGGCTGCAAGGAAAGGCGGACAACTGCGGGGTCACCATCCATACTTCGCTTGCTGCAGGAGAGGTATGGGCCGATCCTGAGAATGTGATGCATATCATGCTTAATTTACTGGACAATGCGGTGAAATATAACCGGCCAGGCGGACAAGTCCACCTACTTAACTACATAACAGCACAAGCAGATGGGACACAGCGAATGATCATCGAAGTTGCGGATACGGGAATCGGTATTCCAGAGGAAGCCGTACTACGTATTTTCGACCCGTTTTATACAGTCAGCAAAGATCGTTCAAGAGCCAGCGGTGGAACAGGACTTGGGTTAGCTCTGGTTCGTAATCTTGCCGAGAAGCAAGGAGGAATGGTACAGCTTGTCGAGACGGGGCCGGACGGGTCGTGTTTCATGGTAGAGCTTCCACTGCATGCCTCTGGTTCGGAAGGAATAAAATATACACAAACTAACAAAGGCGAAGCTCGGAATGAATAAGATCATCCGGGCTTTTCGACATGATCGAGCCCCAATAGTGATTTACGGATTGTTTACAAGTTCGTTACAAGCCAGATATTTTTACGAAATATTGTCTCTCTATACTAAGGGTGATGGAGGAGCTTGCAGCAGATGAAGCAGACCACAACCGCACAACCGGATCAAACGGCCGGGGTATGAATTACATTTTGAGAAGGAGGGCCTTGATGAAGATGAACAGAAGGAACTATATCGCCGGACTGCTTGCAGCGACCTTGCTGTCAGCCGGCATGATATCGGGTTGTAATGCAGCGCAGGAGGGAAGAACAGCACCGGTTCGCAGTACGCCCGATGTAGGAAGCCTCAGCAGCGCCGAGACGGGAGGAGGAAAACGTGAACTGACTGTAGTCAAAGAGGGCAAACCGCCTGCTGAGCAGGGAATTGCCGTGCAGCGTATACACCGGATTGAAGGTGCAAATATAGAAAAATGGCTTTCAGACGATGAACTGGAGATCGAAGTGACCGCATTGGAGAAGGAGGCGACTGCTACGGAGGGAGCGCAATATAGCCACCGTCAGTTCCGTTTGGATCTGGAGTCAGGACAGCGACAGAGCATTGCGAAGCAACCAGGAGCGAGTCCCGGTGAAGTTATCAAATCATTCTTATCGCCGGATGGGAAATACAGCTTCATTCAGACCTGGAAGAACAAATATACGGTCGAGAATGCGATCGAAAATATGGCTACAGGTGAACGGCGTGAAGTCACGGTTGATAATTATATAGAAGTGGGCGGTTGGCTCAATAATGACTCCTATATTCTGGCCGCCGGCTCGGTGGAGGACTTAGGGGTGATATGGAAGATTTCCGTGGACGGTACCCGGACAAAGATCAAGTTACAGGATTCCGAAGTAGATTACTTCATCCAATCCCAATTTGCTGTGGGTAATGGGAAAATATATTACACAGATGCCAAAAACCGCCTGAAAAGCTTCACCCCCACACAAGCTCGGCCAACCGTGCTAGCCAAGGATATCTCTGCCATGAGCCTGTCTCCTGACAGTCAGCGGATTGCCGTTACCTCAAGACGCGACGGGCAGGAAGAAGAGAACCTGCTCATCTATGATACGAGTGGTCATGTGCAAGGCTTACAGATCGGTAAAGGTGATGTAGTGTCGGATCAATCCTGGTCCCCCGATTCTTCCAAGCTAGCCTTCGCGGTCTATACCGAGGATCAGGGCGGCATGAATGGTATCTATATTTTTGATACTGTCTCCGGCAAGGTATCGCCGCTAGGATTATCGTACTACCCGACGTATCCGCTAAGCTGGAACCCTTCTGGTACAAGGCTCGGCATCACTGTGGATGACAATGAGAAGCTTGTCGTAACATATATTGTCGATTTCAAACCATGATTATGTTCGGAAAAAAAGAGAAGAAAAAGGAGAGATCGTTATGAAAAAAAAGCTTATCTCCCTCATTGTATTGGGAATGACTTTATCGGGAACCGCCGGTGTATATGCCGGAAGCAAGCTGGAGAAGATCAGCGCTTATCTGAATCACGGAATTAGCTTTAAAGTAAACGGAGCCGTACAATCTTTAACAGACAGTAATGGCAAAAAGCTGTTGCCCATCACCTATCAAAATACGACGTATTTGCCGGTGCGGGCCATTTCCAACATAGCTGGAATCAATGTAGAGTTCGATGCCGCCAGCCAGCAAATTCGGTTGGAAACGAAACAAGGCGGGGATAATCAGCCAGCAAGTGAATTGATAACTATCAATTATAGTGAAGCACAGATTAAGGTGATCAAAAAGGCTTACGCCACTTTCGAATCCTTCGAGACAGCCTATGCTCCTAAGCAAATGACCGCAAACGACAGCTACGTTAAAGCGGCAGCTACCGATGATGGAGTCCATTTGATCTTTGAGCATATGACTGTTGTTGTGTCGCCACGGGATTATTCCACCGACTATGCATCCAAGGAGGTCAAGTTATCCAATGGCGTCATCGCGAAGTGGTATTCACCTTCCGGTACGCCGATGCTGGGTTTTCAACTGGATGACCGGACGGTGACGATTAGCTCCCCAGACGGTTCCCTGAGCAGCAGCCAAATCGAGCAGGTCGCTGTGAGTGTGGGTAAACTGGATTAAGGAACAACTAATAATAAAGAAGATGCCCCCTGATGAACTTGTGATCAGGGGGCATTCTGGCGATTATATGTGAGAAGATACATTCAATAACAATCTCAATACAATTTCTTTACTTGTTCGGGATCAAAAGGAACCCAGTCGTCAATTCTGCCTTCGCGGAGCTTACTGGCCCAAGCAGGGTCAGCTAATAATCCCCTCCCTACGGCTACCAGATCGAATTCTTCGCGTTCAAGTCTTTCGATTAATTCGTCGACTCGACTAAGACTGGCTCCCTTTCCTTCAGTAAAGAAGCTCGTCACATCACGATCCAGACCAATCGAGCCTACGGTAATTGTCGGTTTCCCCGTCAGTTTTTTTGTCCAGCCAGCAAGGTTCAGATTAGAATTTTCGAATTCAGGTTCCCAGAATCGGCGAGTGGAGCAGTGGAATATGTCAACGCCTGCGTCAACCAAGGGGGCTAAGAACCTTTCCAGCTCATTTGGCGTCTTCACTAATTTGGCAGTGTAATCCGTTCCTTTCCACTGCGAGAACCGCAGCACGATCGGAAAATCGGGGCCCACAGCAAGACGGCAAGCTGAGATGACCTCTGCCCCAAACCGGGTACGTTCTACAAAGTCCCCTCCGTACTGATCCGTACGCTGATTCGTTTCCTCCCAGAAAAATTGGTCTATTAAATATCCGTGCGCGCCGTGAAGTTCGATACCGTCAAATCCCAAACGCTTCGCTTCAAATGCTGCCTGAGAGAAGGCTTGGATCATCGCCTCAATATCTGATTCGGAGTAATCATTGACGTGGCCTCGGGCCCCCATATGCCAGATCTGAGGTATAATCTTTCCGCCTGCGTTATGTACCTCAGTCACTACGTTTGCCCAACCGTCCAAGGCATCTGCGCCAAAAAAATGCGGCACGTTGCTTTGATTGGATGAGTCTGGATGATTAATCACTGTCCCTTCGGTAATGATAAGCCCTACAGCGTTTTCAGCCCTGCGGCGATAATAAGCAGCCACATCCGAGCCCGG from Paenibacillus woosongensis includes the following:
- a CDS encoding YkvI family membrane protein, with protein sequence MKNALNALKIAFTYVGTVVGAGFATGREILQFFTQYGKWGVLTILLATSLFIWLGAKMMLLAQSIKAASYEDLNRHLFGDGFGRWLSFFTMIVLIGVNSVMLAGAGSVFVEYLGLNYQIGLWFTLIGTFILLRKGIEGVMQLNTIVVPMMLILSMAIIASTASSPTAMRFVTLTTDKGWFMAWASPLLYTAFNLSMAQAVLVPIGGHTSDRRTIIWGGILGGVGIGFMLMAAHFALSAHMPGINQYEVPMGSIAAQLGSAVQLIYILLIFMEIFSTFVADVYGVTLQLRQHFQVRPYLIFIAVLMICYVTSQFGFSSLVSVLYPAFGFFSLLWIYALAVYKRKPN
- a CDS encoding xanthine phosphoribosyltransferase; translation: MEKLKQRIAEEGVIVSEQVLKLDALLNHQVDPELTMEMGKEFARRFKEDNVTRVVTVESSGIAVAFATAYELGVPLVFARRKKTLLAENNMLCERVPSFTKGIVTDILISRDFISENDRILFIDDIIANGDAARGLIKIVQRAGAELVGAGIVVEKTFQAGGKAIREQGIRLESLVQIGSLAGGKITFAE
- a CDS encoding carboxymuconolactone decarboxylase family protein, whose translation is MSLVSDKISAYKQEIHHYGETMPGVTEAYHAFTGECFGDGALDAKTKQLIAVGIALSMNQEVCTFYHVNEARAKGASDEEILETVAVASAALAGNALSQGVTRVQQALAAESALQ
- a CDS encoding DUF3977 family protein, giving the protein MRYIEFGIGNKWLIRTETELNDGTEFEVRGIVRPIQFQSAYIRIWIRKTVLIIDLKQGLKVTKKNRNEFKIIFGIVSL
- a CDS encoding response regulator transcription factor, which codes for MIKILVVDDESSIRAAVAYALRREGYEVEMAADGQEALDKVDTFRPTVMVLDVMMPRVSGYDVCRRLDGQPRPAILLLTVKDDIVDKVLGLELGADDYMTKPFDMRELLARVKALLRRGGYVQQMQQEQEDVLRLGDLTAEIFSRTVSIRGELLELTPKEFDLLVLLMRNPGRVYSREVLLEKVWAMDFAGGTRTVDIHVQRLRKKLGSHYGIIQTVHGIGYKSTELPR
- a CDS encoding sensor histidine kinase; translation: MIGEFRLGLKGKISLLLALLLVFVVTCLSVLVLSGIRENQRTLLEQSFTRQAEATNLHVREEYLTGDRMQPDQFMKQWGQRLAVDLGAQSGMAVTLYTVDGTFAATSLPFQSQADVQDALHFTAQGQSAYITEGDQLLFLAPLYNAEQRLGTVQFHASLAGQNAFYARIRGLFLLAGATVLGAGFLIGYVYVRRQVNVIDRLNRAASQIGQGDYLSAPSVIRKDELGELAQGIYEMSRSISTSVSALHEEKQKLIDTVARLRELEQQQKQFISNISHELKTPLTSILAYADLLNMYSDDPALLDDAGRRIHVEAQRLYGLVEKALQLSAMDVYEFETRAEAVPLRTLLEEAVARLQGKADNCGVTIHTSLAAGEVWADPENVMHIMLNLLDNAVKYNRPGGQVHLLNYITAQADGTQRMIIEVADTGIGIPEEAVLRIFDPFYTVSKDRSRASGGTGLGLALVRNLAEKQGGMVQLVETGPDGSCFMVELPLHASGSEGIKYTQTNKGEARNE
- a CDS encoding TolB family protein — encoded protein: MKMNRRNYIAGLLAATLLSAGMISGCNAAQEGRTAPVRSTPDVGSLSSAETGGGKRELTVVKEGKPPAEQGIAVQRIHRIEGANIEKWLSDDELEIEVTALEKEATATEGAQYSHRQFRLDLESGQRQSIAKQPGASPGEVIKSFLSPDGKYSFIQTWKNKYTVENAIENMATGERREVTVDNYIEVGGWLNNDSYILAAGSVEDLGVIWKISVDGTRTKIKLQDSEVDYFIQSQFAVGNGKIYYTDAKNRLKSFTPTQARPTVLAKDISAMSLSPDSQRIAVTSRRDGQEEENLLIYDTSGHVQGLQIGKGDVVSDQSWSPDSSKLAFAVYTEDQGGMNGIYIFDTVSGKVSPLGLSYYPTYPLSWNPSGTRLGITVDDNEKLVVTYIVDFKP
- a CDS encoding stalk domain-containing protein; translated protein: MKKKLISLIVLGMTLSGTAGVYAGSKLEKISAYLNHGISFKVNGAVQSLTDSNGKKLLPITYQNTTYLPVRAISNIAGINVEFDAASQQIRLETKQGGDNQPASELITINYSEAQIKVIKKAYATFESFETAYAPKQMTANDSYVKAAATDDGVHLIFEHMTVVVSPRDYSTDYASKEVKLSNGVIAKWYSPSGTPMLGFQLDDRTVTISSPDGSLSSSQIEQVAVSVGKLD
- a CDS encoding NADH:flavin oxidoreductase — protein: MNDMQSVQSLFEPFPFGGTTLSNRIVMAPMTRQFSPGGIPGSDVAAYYRRRAENAVGLIITEGTVINHPDSSNQSNVPHFFGADALDGWANVVTEVHNAGGKIIPQIWHMGARGHVNDYSESDIEAMIQAFSQAAFEAKRLGFDGIELHGAHGYLIDQFFWEETNQRTDQYGGDFVERTRFGAEVISACRLAVGPDFPIVLRFSQWKGTDYTAKLVKTPNELERFLAPLVDAGVDIFHCSTRRFWEPEFENSNLNLAGWTKKLTGKPTITVGSIGLDRDVTSFFTEGKGASLSRVDELIERLEREEFDLVAVGRGLLADPAWASKLREGRIDDWVPFDPEQVKKLY